The genomic DNA TTTGGCTCGTCTACGCACGCTCCAGAACCGTCAAGTCGACGAGAGGcacggcctcctcctctgcctTGCCGCTGTGCTGGACAAAACCCCCGAGCTGTTGGCGAAGAAGCCCATCGACGGCGTCACTGGGATCATTCATCGCATCATCCATGAGCTGCAAACGATATTCGAGGGCCTCCAGACGACGACGTATCGTAGGCCGGAGCTGGTCGCCGAGGCAGCTAGTCGTCTCATTACTTCCTCTTTGCCTATTTTACAAGCAGCAGCGTCATCTGCCGACTGTTACTTGGATCTTCGGCCAGGTTACAAGGTTGTATCAACCGAGGACACCAGAGACCTACTTAAGGCTATTAGGGCGGTTGATGCTCTCGAAAAGATACCGGACGCCGTGGTTAGCCTGGTATCAACTTTCAACCACGTAGTCAACGCCGGTCTCGCCCGCCCAGAAAGGGAGGCCATAGAAGCATCCTCCGAGGCCGCCCTTGTGCTTCTCACTTTTTCCAGTGCTGAAGAGCGCAGACGTATCATAAATGAGTGGGCAAGCACCGTCCAGCAGCGGCCGACATCGCGCACGGCGAACGACACCGGCATTCTTTCTGCTCTTACGATGGCGTATCCCGTGACCACCACGTTCAGTGCTCCGGAATCAGAAGAGCAGAGCCTGGTCTGCGACACAATACTGACGAGGTGGGCCGGCGACAACAACATCGAAACGCGCGTGGCGATCCTCCAGAGCCTGTCGCAGAGCGGCGTGCTCCGCGACCGGGCCTTGGTGTTTCTAGACCTGCTGGCGGAGGGCCTGAACGACTACACCACCAATGCCAGGGGGGACGTGGGATCCCACGTCAGGCTCGAGGCGCTCAGGGCGACCAAGGCACTTTGGAAGGTCGCACTCGGGGAGGGCAGCTCCGGGACTGGCGCTACGGCTACCGACGGGGCCGACTCGTGGCTGCCGGTGGCAATCTCGAGGTTGTTTCTTAGGATCTTGCGtctggccgccgagaagctggacCGCGTCCGCACTGAAGCGCATGCGGTCCTTGCTTTAACTCTAGAATCGAGGTAGGGACCCTTTATCTGGTGTCGCGACtcagggggagggggggtagGGAAATCAAGTCTCACTAACACAACCCCATCAGTTTCGCGTCAGGTTTTGCAAAGCTTACCTACTCGTCCAAGGAGTACTTCCGGACGCTGCTCGATCTCTACTCCTCGGGCTCGAGCCTGCACTGCCAAATCTCAGAGCCGGCCAGGTCCGACGCAGGGGCATGGATGGCCGAGCTACTGGCGGGCTACGTTACGTCGGCGGACACGGGCAACGAGGACTTGGTTATCGCGTCCCGCGCCGCACTGGCCGACTTCTGCGCCAGGTCGCCGCAAAACCTGAGCGCGGTCTGCGCAGCGTTGGTGAGCAACGTCAAGACTAGGCAGGGGCAAGACCGCGTGGTAGTGCCGACGCTCGAGATCGTGGCGTTCCTCTGCCACGTCGGGCTCTTCCAGAAGTGTCAGGAGGTTGAGCCGCGGCACTTGTGCCTGCAGGTGCAGAAGGCGGGGTATAAGACAGGCAGCGTCAGGAAGCTGGAGGCCTGCATCAAGGTCTACGGCTGCGTGGCCGGGTTCGGAGGGGAGGGCGCAGAGACCGGCCAGGACTCGGCTCCCGTAGAGCTTCAGGCCAAGAGAAGGGCCGGCGTCACCGAGGCTAGGAAGAGACTAGGTGCCTTGATGTTTCATCCGTGGCCTCGGGTGAGGAGCCTGGTCGTGGACGAACTGTGGAGGTTgtttggcgacgacggtggcgccgATCTTTTAAAGAGTGTCGACTGGAGCAAGGCCGAAAAAGCATCCATCAACCGTGTCGTGAATCAGCTTGGGTTGGCCCAGGCGGTTTAGTAATACATGGACGCGGAGTTGGAGCGGAGGGTTCTTTTGAACGGGATTGAAGGTTCTCGTAGTTGTGTGAGGATGCCCCCGCCCACCCAAATAATAACACACTTCGGGCTACTTGCACTGTCACCACACATTCCCATATGCTTCAAAGTTTGGCGCATCCCTGAGATGTTTCGTCAACCGGCAAGCGTGCGTAGGACGGCCAAGTTGGGACGGAAAACTTGAAGTACGCTAGAAGCTGCTAAAAGCAAAGCAAATCCAACAGCCGTCCGAGGATGGCGACTGGTGTGTTGCCCAGCAAAGAAGGTGGACGGGGAGAGGTTTTGCATACAACGATAACGATACTGACCAGAGCCGACTGACTCTCGCGCTGGCGATGCTGCAACCTGCATAGCACGGGGGTGCGGCGTGGACGTCTGCGAAAGGGCGGGATGCGTTGCCGTCGAACCACGCATCCCGCCGAACCAATCTATCGAGCAGCTGCGatataggtaggtagctcACGAAGCGTTTCTCAGCAAGGGGTATCTGTCCCGTGTCGAGGAAAGCGGCAAGGGTTCGATAGGAGGGCGGGCTGATGCCGTCACTGGTGTCTGTGTTGAATCGTAACGCGTAACCAAACAGTTATGGGTTTTCGAGAACCATCCTGAGGAGAAAGTCTGGATAATATTGTCGGGGGCTCGGCGTGCATCACGTTCTGTGGCGGTCTCATCGGCCAGCCTTTCTTTTCGACTTTTGCCGAACTTGCAACTAACCTAGGGATGAATGCTGTAAGTGCACTCGGGGCCGAGACGGAACGGCCAAAGGTTAGATAATGCCAAGGCCGTACAGAACTTTCGCAAGGGCACCGACCAAGAAGTGCGTTTTGCATTTTGCGGTTGAGTCgtgtcgtcctcctctcctttacttccccttctcccctccgTTCACAGCAGGGTAGGAGGCGGCAGCCGACAAATCGTATATGGGATGCAAGCCAGTCTCTGGGGTGAGAGATTTCGGTTTTATCTGACGAGCTTGAGGTGGCATGACCCAAAAAGGGTCTGTCTCTCCTGCTTCGGGGATGCGGGAGCCAAGAGCTCGTAAACACGACTCGGATCCAACATGGGTGTTTCACAGCCGGTTACCGACATTGTGTTTCTCGAGTCTCCCGTGCACTTGCAAACTGGATGATCCCAAGACACAGATTGCGTTGGCCACACGGGCCTCGTGCCAATTTTTGTCGACCGGACGACTTTCGCGTCCAACAAGGTCGTGAGGCTTGGTGTGAACACCCCAGGCATGTCATTCCGTTCACCCGGTAGCACTCTTGTCACTTGCGACTCTCGTTGGGCGCTTTCGACCCTGGGTTGCTTGAGACGACGGTCAAGGCTGATGCTATGTAGTCTGGGCGATTCGCAGATTCAGGCCTCTGCTTCAGGCCTCGCCGCCATATCTGATAGTGCTACTCAGTCGGACGGCCTGGGGACGGCCTGAGATGATCGAACCAGAGTCCCTTCCTACGGGTCGAGAATGTGATGTCTGCtgttgcagcagcagcagcagcagcaataAGAACTGCGGGTAGAGTTTGGCGGGAGATTAAAGCGGGCTGTGCCAACGCTGTGCCACGCATTGCCACGCATATTGGACATATCCCGTCGCTCGCAGCAAAGTTTTCGCAAAGAGGCGGGCGCTCGTTCAGTTGTCAGCGACGTTCGGAAGAGAGGCAATTGCCGCGGCGATAGCAGTACTAGGATCCGGCCATCTTCCCCATCCCCCTTGCCTATGGTTCTCTGGTACAATAGGTCGCTGGTACAGGATACATAGTCCGGTCTGTCGTCCGCTCGCCCATGACGAACTCactctcccccctccacgtGGGAATTGAGACAAGGAATCCTGGAAAGCAAATTTCAGCATCAAGAGGCCCAAAAGACGATAGGTACCGGCGGATTGACCTGGATACAGGCAGGGTATGGCGTGATGGACAAAGTAAGTAAACATCCAGTTTcccagcccagcccgccTGTCGAGACAAGCTAGGACTTGTCAAGTGGGAGCTACTTTTAGCATCTATTGACCGTGAGTCTGTCGTCCATGGCAGTCTGCAGAGGGGTTCAAGACCAAGCCTAAAAGAGAATGGGCCATTGAACGCAGACGGCCCAATCTGGCGAGGGTTAATTCGGAGACGAAGCACAGCGGACGGATGGGGTGCGGGCATCGATCCGGCCGTCGATAAGTGGCAGTCAATGATGGCTGGAAGGAGGGGCTGGGATTGGTCGATTGGCGAGCATCAGGTTAGCGTGGCCATCATTCAAAAGAACCTGCTTAGTCGGGCAAGCTGGCAACCATGCGATGAAACTCTTCAACAGCCGGCCGTAGACGATTGAGGGCTGGTCTCGGATCAATGTCGCGTGAGCAGTGGTGTGGTGTGAATGAGGCAGACACATCAACGCCGTTCCTGTCAGCTCGTTCCGGCGTCAACAACAGATAGCCAACAGCCGACGaccaagagagagagagagtatgtatatgtgtgtgtgtgtgtgtgtacgaAAATCATCTGGACAGAGGAGGAAGTGCAAGACCAAGCCAACTAAGTCTTGATTGGCTGTCGAAGGAATACATGATAAGCTAAGACTCGAGATTCAACCTGCGCGGCGTGGCATGGCATGACGGCAAGCACGAGCGTATGTCTGCGGGCGGGACAGGGACGGCATGATGTATCCGACCCGCGACTGCGAGTGCGTGAGACGGAAGAGatgaagggggagggagccCCACGAGTCGAATCGACGCGCACATATGTTTACAATACCTGGGTCTGCAggcggtgttgttggtgttgtgcAACTTGTTGGGTTTCTTCCCCTCCGTAATGCATCTTGATTGTCACGACCGAATCGGGCCTGCTATTATTTACGGGACTCCATCGAGTGTTCCTGGTAACAGGAAACTGGAGCGACCGGGCCAGTAGGAGAGGACGGCAAATTGACAGCCTACCTGCCTAAGCGGTGGTCCATGCTTGCCCTCCCCCTCGATGCTCCTCACCCAGCACCTAGCACCCAGCTCTTTATTCCTGTGCCTGTGCCTTCCATGCCTGCCTTTCCCCAGCTAAGCGGTTGTGTCACCCACTTTGCTGCTCTGCCCTGGCCAACAGATGACGAGATAACCTCTCCCGCCTTGTCCACAGTTCAAGTGGATAGGCGCAAGGAGGCCACTTGCAGGGAAGTAGGGCAGGCAGGGCATGGCAGGGTAAGACACAATGTGCCTTTCTTCAAGCTTCAATGCTGGGACTGTAATTGACGGAACAGCTCGAGAGTCGAGACTCGGTCCCTAAGCTGCCGAATGGAGAACACACAGCTCTGTGGGATACAAGGCGAGGCTGGTAAGTCAAAGATAACGGAGGAAGACTGTCAAATCGACTGCtgcggacgaggacggcgagagaAGACAGAGAAAGGGGGTGGAAAGCATTAAGACGAGGCAAAGATGGAAGTGCAGGAGCGACCAGCGTGCTTGCCTCCGCTTTCCTCGTCCCTTGTCCCGTCCTCAGGTTGTTCTTCCGAACACGCCCCCATCGTTGCCCCCACGCCCCCAGCCACCCTCTTTGGGCGTGTGGACCCTCGCTGTCGGGCCTGGCCCTTTCTCCAAATCCTCTCTACCACCACCTTATCCTTCTCCTTAGTTGTCTTCTGCCCTGCATTTTTGACCCGCCGTTGACTGAACTCAAAATCCGGCTGGAATGCCAACATCGCTTGAAAAAAAGTCGCAACGAGTCGGACTCCAAGTACGAATACCTCAGTTCTGCCTCACCCCCTCCATAATACCAGCGTTCAGTCATTCCCAAGTGGCCTCGGCAAAGTTGACTGGTCTCACCTCACTCACCTTGCCTCATCGGTATCACATCACACCGATCGGCCAGGCGCAGTCAGTGTCTCGTCCATGCCACAACCAATGCCCTCCTCCAAACACCTACGCGCCTCTCACTTGCAACTTGCAATTGCGGAAAATATTGTGATAGTGTAGGATGAGGATGGGAGGGGCATGCACCAATGCACCTTGACCCCCGAGCTCTATTCGATGCTTGGGTTTCCTCACCTGACGGCAATGATAACGGCCATGGCTTCCTTTTTCCGGACCACCGGTCGACTGGGCAACTTGGCATAATCGTcagccaccaccatcacctctctctctctctctcgcggGTTCAACTTGTATCCATACGCCTTGTCTGCCTTGTCTGCCTGCCTCCATCATCTTGCAGAGACTCATACCACTGCTGGCCTGCCATGAGTCCTGCGCGCTACAGCCCGTTCAACCCTCGTCTTGGTTCGGGTTAGCTGTCTCGCGCCATATCAACGCTAGTGCCTGCTTGGGTTGGAGATACGACCCTTCCCAATACCTGTACAGAGCACAGATACTTGTACTCTGGATGTAATCACTGATGGATTTTACGGGGCACACAAGGCGATGCAGCTGTCCATTTTAGGAGCTGTGCCGAGACGACGCGCGCGACCCAACTCATGCTGTTCGCTGCGTATCCGTactccatccatcccacaTGCTCGAGTCGACCAGGCCAGCCCATTGTCGCCTTATTCCTCTCACGATCCTGCATGTATCACCCAGCTCAGCTGCAACGAGCTTTCCGTCCGTCTGTGCCGCCGGTCCCCCCGGCTCAGCCATGCAACAGAACCCAACAAAGCTAACTGCGGTTATCTCTGTTCTCTTCCTTTCAGGTCGAGGATTCCCATCCCTTAGCTGCGCATGGCTATCCGGCCACGGCGCTCGTTACCTATCGAGGCAGCCCAGAGAAGCATGGATACGCCAGTCTGTCGATAAGCTTGCCAAATGTGTCAGGCTCTGCTACAGCCCATCAGCGTCTAATCGGCAGGGCACGGTAGGGCATGGCACCCAGCAATCTGTGAGATGTGAACACCGTTCCTTGTCAAGCTTGCCTGCCGCTTATTGGCAATCCCTCGCGACAATGCTCCACTGGtaaagaaagagagagcaAGGGTCAAACCGTCTCCACGCATCGTCTCCGCGCCTGCGTCGTGCGTTCGGAACACAGCAAGTACGTACATGTACTAGACTGCGGCACTGACGATTGCGAGTTGAAATGTCATTATGGACGCTGGTTCGACTCTCAAGGCACTGAAAAATCGCAACTTTTCCGTGTCAgcaaaaggggggggagggcgtgCGCATAACGGCCGTTGAAGTTTGAACGGCCGGTCCACCAATCCTGCGAAGAAGAAACTGGCCTCTAGTCTGCCGGCGCCTTATCTAAGTGGAGAGGAGCACACGACTGGGAAATAAGGATTGAGTCGACCTCTCAGGCAGCCGAGACAagacacacacaaacacaaacacaaacAGGGAAGAGTGTTGGGTGGTAGTGGACAGTGGGCAGGACAGTATCTGTAGACTTGCCAATGCACCCAAGTCCCAACAGCTCTTGGACCGTGTTGATATCTTGGGATTCGGGATGACGGATTCAATACACTGCTTCCTGTCGTGATTTTAGAatggcggcagcagcggcatgCCCaggaggcgatgacgaggcggcggaagcAAAGGCCGCGGCAGAGCACGCAGTCTTGACGCTTCTCACACTGCTTCACCTCGGCCCCAAGTGTCGATCAGAGTAAGATATTGCCGcgggatgaagacgatgctcGAAGCGAGCCCCTCGACCATCCGAGCCACCGACTACACTGCACTAGTCCATAGCTCCCCAGCCAGCTCCGAATTCCCCCACCATATAGATGAGCAGATCATTCCGTTCACGCTTGGGAAGAGCAACTAGCGCGAGCGTTGGCAGTTCTGCGACGGCTGACCGCTAAATCTGCGTCCGCACTAAGACTGACTAAGATGCTACGGAGACCACACAGATGGACACTTGGCACTGGATGGAAGGTGACGGAGGGGCACAATAGGAATGCAACAACGAAGCAGCTTGGTCTCTCTTGCCAAAGGCTTGAGTTGGTTCCTTTCTTGATGACAGTACGGATATGGATCTTGTGGACGACAGAACACCAACCGCTCAGCCTTGAATGCTCCCCTGTGGCCTGTCGAACCCGCCGTTCACCCACCCGACCGCCTCTCAACCTCTCACTCCTCGCCGTCTAATCGACAGGATCGGGATTGGCCAGCCAAGAAAAGCTGCGGGTGCACACCATCAAATTCCTGACCGCAcaccctcttcctcgctTTCACCAGTCCCTCATCGCCCTGtcacaccccccctcccccccattCTCCCCAAGGGCCCAAATCCCCATTCATCATTCATCCCTAGCCTGCAAAGGGACCATCACCAGGTATCCTTGATTACCCCATCCAAGCCCAGCCTATCCTATCCCACCGACCACCCTGTCCTAGGGGGTGGGGGGCCACTAAGAGAGCAGCGGTATGCTCACAAAGACCTGCCTCTATCTGCGTCTGCTCGGTGCAGCCAAAGTATTACTTCCACCCACTCCTCCGCAGCATCTCGACCAGACTCCATGtctccccccttccaccactttcgacctcgacctATGCCCGCGATTCTCTCTACCGTTTTGTCGGTACAGAAAGACAGGAAACTGTAGCATTGTCgctcgtcgttgtcgagaCGATTATGCACCCAATTCCATCATCGCCACCCGTCACCACCCCCGGATCCGGCCTGCTTCATGTCGTACCGTTCGTCCCTTCGTACCCGCAGAGTTCATGCATCAGACGCAACAGTCGCTACAGCGATACGTCTACCAGCCGCCCTAGCAGCCTTTTGCTCGTCATCCGCCAACCGACGGATTGTGTTATCTCGAAATCACCGCCAACATCGGCCATTGTGACGAGTACACCACACGCACCACGCGCTGAGAGTGAACGCGCACGCTGAACGACTCCTCGCACCTCGACGTCACAGCTACCTCCCCGCTCGTCGTCCCCTCTACGGAGGTCGACGGGCGTGGATTGCCCGAATCCGCCATGAATCTCTACACTGAGCCGCCCGAGTTGCGCAGGTTCTCGCAAGACAAGCCCTCGCTGCTTGTTTGCTGGTGGATAACGTCATTTTGCACCGTCATCATCCTGCTGCGAGTCGCCGGCCGCTTCATTCGAACCGAGAGGCTGTTCCAAGAGGACAAagtcgccgccctcgccctgaTCCCTCTTTGGCTTCGGATGGCTTGTGTGCATTTTGTTCTGCTCTACGGGACCAACAATGCGCAGTTCGACGGGATCACTTTGTCCGAAGAAGtcgagacgaggaagagaattGCAAGTGGTCTCGTGCTTGCGAGCCGCATCTTCTACGCAGCGACGTATGTCAAATGACTTCCCTTTTTCCAACACCCCAGCCACGTTTGTTCCAAACCGCCCGGCGActcttgtttctttttcttttcttttcttttcttttttttttttttttttttttttggtgtGGCAAGATTCCAGCACTTGGGGACGCGGGTACCAGCCAGGCGGTAAGATGGCTTGCTAACGCTTCGTCTGTGCAGATTGTGGATTCTCAAGAACACCATTTTAGAGTTCTTCAAGCGTCTGACCGGCGTGACTTGGGCACGTTCCTACGAACAGACGCTCGTTTTCATCAGATGTACCTTGGTTGCAACGTTTATTGCCATCGTCATCAGCGATCTGGCTGAATGTCGACCCGTTCATCATTATTGGCAGGTTACTCCTGACCCAGGAGGGCAATGCCGCCAAGGCTTCGCCCACCTCATTACCATGGCGACGTGCAACATCCTCACCGATTTGCTCCTTGTCTTCTTCCCGATTCCAATCATCTTGCGCAGCCAGATGAACGTCAAGAGGAAAGTCCAGCTCACACTGCTCTTCTCTCTCAGCCTAtccgtcatcggcgtcacGATCTACCGCGTTCCCCACGTCATCAGGGACCACGGCAAGCAACAGCTGCGATCGGTGTTGGCATCAGTCGAGCTTCTATTTGCGACCACGGCAGCCAACGCGCTGGTTCTTGGCTCGTTTGTGCGGGATCGAGGTATCAAGAAACGAAAGTTCAAATACGGCTCCGTGGCCGCAGACTCGATGGACCGAGGCTCCGACTCGCGACGGCCGACCCTACACCAACACTGGGGCAGTGACGAAGATCTTGTGcgcgacgtcggcctcggggtcgaTCCCGACTTACGAGGACGAGCCGGATCGCAAGATGAGTTGGATACCGAGCAGCTTCGCTACACTCCTGCCCCAGTTGCCAGACCATTTGGCGAGGAGCTGAGGCAGTGGCAATTCCCTCAGCGAAAAGGAAGCAATGCCGAGCGTAGCGACGCGTCGCTTCTACCCCACGAcctctcttcttcgaggAGCAACTCGACCACGACGCCCCGGAGAGTTTCTTTCTTCGACGTGGGAGGCTTGCTATCGGAAGACCAGGTCGGGGCGGGACCGACATTCCGTAGAGACAGCATCGTCTCGAGCGTGGACCCGATGTCGGTTGTTAGCGGTCACGGCGCACCCTCGCCAGCCTTGCCCGCTTCATCGACTGGGTTACGACGTGGATCTACAGCGCTGCTGCAAGACCTGGGCGGTTTCTTGGGCCCTCTCAACACGAAACATTCACGCCAAACATCTAGGACTGGTACGGAGCTACAACCCATCCCGCAATCGCAACACGATGACCACCCATCGTATAACCCTCGGCCTGGCGAGCCCACACTCAGTGACCCTGGCGGCCTTTTGAAGTAGTCCCAGCACAAGTGTACGAGGCGATCTCGAGCACATATCGCGCTCATGTCACCAATTACAGCCGAACCACAATCGCGTATCGGCGATGACGCTTAACGAGGCATCTTATGTCTATGTATAATGACCGTTTCAGCAGACATGCCGGAACAAGTTATCCTTCACACGAATGAGGAGTTTTTTTTATATAGAGGTCTAGAACCTTCAACCGGTGTTTGTCTTTTAACGTCGAGGGAGCAATTGGACACATCAGTCGCATCTGAACTTTGGTCTTCCAAGGAGAGATGATCTATGATGACGGGGAATGTTggcgttggaggaggatCCGACCCTACCGACGAGGAACTGGGGGGCTCTCTGCGGTATGTTTGGCGGAGCTTTACGATGATTACGAAAGCTGCTGGCTTTGCTTTTGGTCGTTTACATATACCCCGGCGAGATTACGCCAACATGTTTGTATTTATCGATGCTTGTTTCCACACCGTAACGATTTTGAAGTATCTATATTATAATGATATACCAATCGCGTCGCAGCTTGCGTCGCAGTTTTCTCAATCAATCTGCGCTCGTACAACGGCCCGTGATGCAGGCTTCCCGATCCTGCTGTCCGATGAGGTGTCCCTGTAGGATTTGGCTATGGCCCTTTTCCCGACCCAACTCCAACAACTGACTCCTTCGGCATGTGCTGCCGGCAGCACAGcacaccccccctcccccaaccaACTACCTCCCTTGACTGAGCTCATGTCGTTTTGAGTTACCTTGTTGGGCCGATTAAACTTTTCTTCGCATATCTCGGGTCCGACGAACTGCCAACTCGGCGTTTGCTCCCCTCCGAGTCAAACCACCGTCGCCCGCCCGCAAGGTCAATGACTCCTGTTCCGAAACGGGCCTGGGTGTCCCGGAAAATATGGATGACGCCGGATGAGACATCCGCATTCACGTCCGCAGCCACTTTCTTTTTTGTTAGGCAAGGACTCGCTAGTTCGATCCGAGGCTCGGCAGTGGTGAAAGAAAAGGGCCTGGAAAGGTGACACCGGCAGCGACCCATCGGGAATGGGGTGTCTATTCATGAAGCTGAGACTATTCATTCCGTGTCTTTGATTATGCGTTCATCCAGTATCCATCTGCCCCTTTTTGCGGAACCACCCCCCCTGATATTGGGATGACGGGTTACTATCATTCTGGGATTCTGTCACTTGCTGTGGCGGGACAGTAATCGGTCTAGGGAGCGGGAAAAAGGAGTCAGGTTTTGTCCTCTTGGATGGGCCTTGCGACGGCGGTAGGCAGTGATGGCATGTGTACGGCGGGTGAATGGGGGGAGCGAcaaaagggaaaggggagacAACAACGTTGCATGAACGCTGTGTTGCAAAACCCTGGGGTTCAAACCTCGGAGGGCTAGGCATCATGTTGCTTGTTCGCATCGTGAGGCCCGCTTCTGAGACTGGCGGGTGGTCGGTTGTGTGCAGCTTCTAGTGCTGCACGGCCGTCACTTGTCGACACACTAGACAGATACCGGGGGCAAAGCCTCTTCATATGATGAATGGGATCGGGGTACGGCTGTGCTTTTATGGGAAGATTGAATTGTAAAAGATACCTGGCGAGGGGAGGAGGCAGTTCACATTCGTGCTTGTGCAGACGCGAGGAGCCAATTAGTCGAGGCCCTCCCCCGTCGCGGGACAGCTTCGGCAAAGGAAGTACGGTGAAGAGGGGAGTCAGCCCTGTTTCCGTTATCCGTCTTGTTCTTcgcggaggcggcgttgCGAGACGACAGCATTTGTGCCGGGCAGCAAGAAGAGCCCGGCGCCCCCTGTCGACCTCCCTCAGCGGCCGCCTTGAGCGATCGGAGAAGCCACCCGAGCATGGTTGGCTCCGA from Colletotrichum higginsianum IMI 349063 chromosome 3, whole genome shotgun sequence includes the following:
- a CDS encoding Integral membrane protein; this translates as MNLYTEPPELRRFSQDKPSLLVCWWITSFCTVIILLRVAGRFIRTERLFQEDKVAALALIPLWLRMACVHFVLLYGTNNAQFDGITLSEEVETRKRIASGLVLASRIFYAATLWILKNTILEFFKRLTGVTWARSYEQTLVFIRCTLVATFIAIVISDLAECRPVHHYWQVTPDPGGQCRQGFAHLITMATCNILTDLLLVFFPIPIILRSQMNVKRKVQLTLLFSLSLSVIGVTIYRVPHVIRDHGKQQLRSVLASVELLFATTAANALVLGSFVRDRGIKKRKFKYGSVAADSMDRGSDSRRPTLHQHWGSDEDLVRDVGLGVDPDLRGRAGSQDELDTEQLRYTPAPVARPFGEELRQWQFPQRKGSNAERSDASLLPHDLSSSRSNSTTTPRRVSFFDVGGLLSEDQVGAGPTFRRDSIVSSVDPMSVVSGHGAPSPALPASSTGLRRGSTALLQDLGGFLGPLNTKHSRQTSRTGTELQPIPQSQHDDHPSYNPRPGEPTLSDPGGLLK